In one Plasmodium reichenowi strain SY57 chromosome 7, whole genome shotgun sequence genomic region, the following are encoded:
- a CDS encoding hypothetical protein (conserved Plasmodium protein, unknown function), translating into NSRIEDLFNLKKKNTDHIDKNDLITILKSLGFNISCQIFDDNKNIYNLDELKDFVDKFQKNYYEKEKIENCLKFLNPKKDIIKKNDLKILLCENGNKFTESEFKKFLIDIPMDVDENICHHDLIEV; encoded by the exons AATTCAAGAATTGAagatttatttaatttaaaaaaaaaaaacacgGATCATATTGATAAGAACGATCTAATAACAATACTAAAATCGTTAGG TTTTAATATATCCTGTCAAATTtttgatgataataaaaatatttataactTGGACGAACTGAAAGATTTCGTTGATAAATTtcaaaagaattattatgaaaaagaaaaaattgaaaaCTGCCTTAAGTTTTTAAACCctaaaa aagatataataaaaaaaaacgatTTGAAAATTCTTTTATGTGAAAATGGAAATAAGTTTACAGAAAGTGAATTTAAAAAGTTCTTAATTGATATACCT ATGGATGTGGATGAGAATATATGCCATCACGACTTAATCGAAGtgtaa
- a CDS encoding actin-like protein, putative: protein MDTYKKNDNENDYKYYVLQIGRKYTYVGLCGLHKPISVFVTPNIFVYNEKFHNFVEDTYKVNEMMDYINRKREEQYQNEKSEKMLDVSKDQSKEDIKIVTDNQTDECLDKYQSSDNLDYNNEEFVCDTNNIYENKKFCDNEKKHNKMKIYHYEYKYNQDLYLWRTYFDEYIFHIFHNIFIKTNNKSKKVILVLNMFIPTIIKYALCISLIENPEYACISYINDLISPLYLCNYKTCVVIDLGYINCRILPIMDGVPLYHHYTYVNNGGFYINQEIKKLLKEQYISRYKKRENIISTNGDMKLCLGNYDNSKDDDNKNDDNKNDDNKNDDNKNDDNKNDDNKNDDNKNDDNKNDDNKNDDNKNDDNKNDDNKNDDNNNDNNNMNYYLNLYPLEEIINVINNMTDDDIEIIKIKYCYIKKDSENIPCNKYVLYKYNNYDIIIDPYTRYKACEILFEKEYDQNMYSLFSSIVQKINIFETYIFSNILLVGGCSNIKGILSRVAQIFSQVLR, encoded by the exons atggaTACATATAAGAAGaatgataatgaaaatgattacaaatattatgtattacAAATag gaagaaaatatacatacGTAGGCTTGTGCGGGCTTCACAAGCCAATATCCGTTTTTGTAACTCCAAACATTTTTGTATACAATGAAAAGtttcataattttgttGAAGATACCTACAAGGTTAATGAAATGATggattatataaatagaaaaaGGGAAGAACAATACCAAAATGAGAAATCGGAAAAAATGTTGGATGTAAGTAAGGATCAATCCaaagaagatataaaaattgtaaCGGATAATCAAACAGATGAATGTCTTGATAAATACCAAAGTAGTGATAATTTagattataataatgaagaattTGTATGTGATAcgaataatatatatgagaataaaaaattttgtgATAACGAAAAGAAACATAATAAGATGAAGATATATCATTAcgaatataaatataatcaaGACTTATATTTATGGAGAACATATTttgatgaatatatatttcatatatttcataatatttttataaaaacaaataataaatcaaaaaaagttatacttgtattaaatatgtttatacctactattataaaatatgcTCTCTGCATATCTCTTATAGAAAATCCTGAATATGCCTgtatatcatatattaacGATTTAATATCtcctttatatttatgtaattaTAAAACGTGTGTGGTGATCGACCTTGGTTATATTAACTGCAGAATTTTACCAATAATGGACGGTGTACctttatatcatcattatacTTATGTAAATAATGGGGGATTCTATATTAATcaagaaataaaaaaattattaaaggagcaatatataagtagatataaaaagagggaaaatataatatccACCAATGGTGATATGAAATTATGTCTGGgaaattatgataatagtaaggatgatgataataaaaatgatgataataaaaatgatgataataaaaatgatgataataaaaatgatgataacaaaaatgatgataataaaaatgatgataataaaaatgatgataataaaaatgatgataataaaaatgatgataacaaaaatgatgataataaaaatgatgataacaaaaatgatgataataataatgataataataatatgaactattatttaaatttatatcctctagaagaaataattaacgttattaataatatgacagatgatgatatagaaattataaaaataaaatattgttatataaaaaaggataGTGAAAATATACcatgtaataaatatgtattatataaatataataattatgatataattataGATCCTTATACTAGATATAAAGCTTgtgaaatattatttgaaaaagAATATGATCAAAATATGTACTCCTTATTTTCTAGTATAgtacaaaaaattaatatatttgaaacatatatattttcaaatatattattagtaGGTGGTTGTAGTAATATTAAAGGTATTTTATCCAGGGTTGCTCAAATATTTTCTCAAGTATTAAGAA
- a CDS encoding hypothetical protein (conserved Plasmodium protein, unknown function): LELDTLINNYLNANMNIIDNEKVKLLYNLMDIDTTNMLKLFYFYSNQENRSMDKLSKLMKVKDEKIIQDTFNLLIDILNNNQKNISAQ, encoded by the coding sequence TGTTAGAATTAGATACgttaattaataattatttaaatgcaaatatgaatataatagataatgaaaaagtaaagttgttatataatttaatgGATATAGATACAACTAATATGTTGAagttattttatttttactcCAACCAAGAAAATAGAAGTATGGACAAATTGTCCAAACTTATGAAAGTtaaagatgaaaaaataatacagGATACctttaatttattaattgaTATACTTAACAATAATCAAAAGAATATTAGTGCTCAGTGA
- a CDS encoding hypothetical protein (conserved Plasmodium protein, unknown function), which yields MGKGAVHPNGSNFCRFLKYNIVDKMRTLVSTNLYDTPRWLEWSERAPPMEIYNISLKTKYNNNKYMDLVKFL from the coding sequence atGGGCAAAGGAGCTGTTCATCCCAATGGCTCTAACTTTTGTcgttttttaaaatataatattgtagATAAGATGAGGACGCTTGTTAGTacaaatttatatgatacTCCTCGTTGGTTAGAATGGTCAGAGAGAGCCCCGCCTatggaaatatataatataagtttaaaaacaaaatataataataataaatatatggaTTTAGTAAAATTTTTA